In a genomic window of Wyeomyia smithii strain HCP4-BCI-WySm-NY-G18 chromosome 1, ASM2978416v1, whole genome shotgun sequence:
- the LOC129718139 gene encoding uncharacterized protein LOC129718139, translating to MAFSVVQTRKPLLSKPALTIVPSLWVSEDTVKWPPNNLITLSRNEQVYPGKEWKTQKCKILGHRSSYKQAEQLIEYLEEITDSDDAVQQSRGTRCRPPKKLEKIPMNLYSLKPKNKAANNLCITDVQLELNEINPTPNIVIPEGAMGKADRNFHTSNDQADSIAIENSSQAEFYVQDETEFICINEPPYLTELVQTDKSNDIDEVNDQQYYQIHESDRLTQIETKIDTQQAVLEKILCFMANINKLLEYQQPAREKEHVAKAENFSEFESMKKIETDEELHALEECLKNTEFEGKYFRYFHTVYNLTGKKEGAPFFRTVIRKLMNPTVFWIIHGKETVVLNKIRLKQRRIKVSGTVFPT from the exons ATGGCGTTTTCAGTAGTACAAACGAGAAAACCTTTGTTGTCGAAACCTGCTTTAACTATTGTTCCCTCGCTTTGGGTGTCGGAAGATACCGTGAAATGGCCACCGAACAACCTTATTACTCTATCCAGGAATGAGCAGGTTTATCCCGGTAAGGAATGGAAaacacaaaaatgcaaaattttgggaCATCGCTCTTCGTATAAACAAGCCGAGCAACTAATTGAGTATTTGGAAGAGATAACGGATTCCGACGACGCCGTACAACAGAGCCGAGGAACGCGATGCCGACCGCCGAAAAAgctggaaaaaataccaatgaATTTGTACAGCTTGAAGCCAAAAAACAAg GCAGCGAATAATTTGTGCATCACTGATGTACAGCTCGAATTAAATGAAATAAATCCAACACCAAATATTGTTATACCAGAAGGTGCAATGGGTAAAGCGGATAGGAATTTTCATACATCAAACGATCAGGCGGACTCGATTGCA ataGAAAATTCCAGTCAAGCAGAATTTTATGTGCAGGATGAAACAGAATTTATTTGTATCAATGAACCGCCTTACCTGACGGAATTAGTACAAACAGATAAATCAAACGATATCGATGAGGTAAACGATCAGCAATATTATCAAATTCATGAGTCGGATAGGTTGACTCAAATTGAAACTAAAATCGATACACAGCAAGCAGTTTTGGAGAAAATACTTTGCTTTATGGCAAATATAAACAAACTTTTGGAGTATCAGCAGCCTGCACGGGAAAAAGAACATGTAGCCAAAGCTGAAAATTTTTCTGAATTCGAAagcatgaaaaaaattgaaactgatgAAGAGCTACACGCGCTAGAAGAGTGTCTAAAAAATACAGAATTCGAAGGCAAATATTTCAGATATTTCCATACAGTCTATAACCTCACAGGAAAAAAAGAAGGAGCTCCCTTTTTTCGAACTGTTATAAGAAAATTAATGAATCCCACGGTTTTTTGGATTATTCATGGAAAGGAAACAGTCGTGTTAAACAAAATACGATTGAAGCAACGAAGAATAAAAGTTTCAGGGACAGTTTTCCCCACATAG